One window of Flavobacterium ammonificans genomic DNA carries:
- the feoB gene encoding ferrous iron transport protein B, with the protein MLSSHNINVALIGNPNVGKTSVFNQLTGLNQQVGNYPGITVEKKIGFCKLPNNYKANILDLPGTYSLNASSIDENVVIELLLNKNDKLYPDVALVVTDVENLKRNLLLFTQIKDLEIPTILVINMADRMKHNGISLDIPYLEEKLQTKIALVSSRKGTGIEELKQLIVNYKSLPKEPCLNASSIDPVYFENLRKTFPNQLLYKLWLVITQDVNFLNLDRNEIRNSFTKSHSDLKRLQQKETIKRYQFINDVLKEGLKIDTTVAKDFRSVLDRVLTHKVWGYAIFFFILFGIFQSIFEWSKIPMDFIDSTFASLSALASDQLPAGVLTNLIAQGIIPGIGGILIFIPQIAFLFMFISILEESGYMSRVVFLMDKIMRKFGLSGKSIVPLISGTACAIPAIMATRNIENWKERLITILVTPFTTCSARLPVYAIIIALVIPDTRVFGIINMQGLTLMLLYLLGFGMAIFSAYILNSILKIKGKTYFVIEMPNYKLPLFKNVAINVIEKTKAFIFGAGKIILAISIVLWFLASYGPGEKFNNAEKIVIEKNSAKPLEETELQNAIASQKLENSYIGIMGKTIEPVISPLGYDWKIGVAIISSFAAREVFVGTLATIYSVGDSDNDTTIKNKMQAEISPETGQKIFNFASGISLLLFYAFAMQCASTIAITKKETNSWKWPLGQLIFMSGLAYLVALIAYQILK; encoded by the coding sequence ATGTTAAGTAGTCACAACATCAATGTCGCGTTAATTGGAAATCCTAATGTAGGGAAAACTTCGGTTTTTAACCAACTCACAGGTTTGAATCAACAAGTGGGAAATTATCCCGGAATTACGGTGGAGAAAAAGATTGGGTTTTGCAAATTACCCAATAACTACAAAGCCAATATTCTTGACTTGCCTGGAACCTACAGCTTGAATGCCAGTTCCATTGATGAGAATGTGGTGATTGAGTTATTGTTGAACAAAAACGACAAATTATATCCTGACGTAGCCTTAGTAGTAACTGATGTTGAGAATTTAAAACGAAACTTACTTCTTTTTACTCAAATAAAAGACTTGGAAATCCCCACCATTCTAGTCATTAATATGGCTGACAGAATGAAACATAACGGTATTTCATTAGACATTCCTTATTTAGAAGAAAAGCTACAAACCAAAATTGCCTTAGTGAGTTCAAGAAAAGGAACTGGCATTGAAGAACTAAAACAATTAATTGTCAATTACAAATCGCTCCCAAAAGAGCCTTGTTTAAATGCTTCTTCTATTGATCCTGTCTATTTTGAAAACTTACGCAAAACATTTCCTAACCAATTGTTATACAAATTATGGTTAGTAATTACTCAAGATGTTAATTTCTTGAACTTAGATCGAAATGAAATCCGAAATTCATTTACTAAATCCCATTCGGATTTAAAACGATTACAACAAAAAGAAACCATTAAGCGCTATCAATTCATCAATGATGTATTAAAAGAGGGACTTAAAATTGATACCACTGTTGCCAAAGATTTTCGTTCTGTTTTAGATCGAGTCCTTACTCACAAAGTATGGGGTTATGCGATTTTCTTTTTCATTCTTTTTGGAATTTTTCAATCCATTTTTGAATGGTCTAAAATTCCGATGGATTTTATTGACAGTACATTTGCTTCATTGAGTGCTTTGGCAAGTGACCAATTACCTGCTGGTGTTTTGACTAATTTAATTGCTCAAGGAATTATTCCGGGTATTGGAGGCATCCTAATTTTTATTCCGCAAATTGCTTTTCTTTTTATGTTCATTTCCATTTTGGAAGAGAGCGGCTACATGAGCCGAGTAGTTTTTTTAATGGACAAAATCATGCGTAAGTTTGGCTTATCTGGAAAAAGTATTGTGCCTTTGATTTCAGGAACTGCCTGTGCAATTCCAGCGATAATGGCTACTCGAAATATCGAAAATTGGAAAGAACGATTGATTACAATTTTAGTAACGCCATTTACAACTTGTTCTGCAAGACTTCCTGTTTATGCTATTATTATTGCTTTGGTAATTCCTGATACTCGTGTATTTGGAATCATCAATATGCAAGGATTGACACTAATGTTGTTGTACTTACTTGGTTTTGGAATGGCAATATTCTCAGCTTATATTTTAAATTCGATTTTAAAAATAAAAGGCAAAACCTACTTTGTAATCGAAATGCCTAATTATAAATTGCCGTTATTCAAGAATGTAGCTATTAATGTAATCGAAAAAACCAAAGCGTTTATTTTTGGTGCAGGTAAAATCATTTTAGCCATTTCTATTGTATTATGGTTTTTAGCTTCTTATGGACCCGGTGAAAAATTCAATAATGCTGAAAAAATTGTAATTGAAAAAAACAGCGCTAAACCTTTAGAAGAAACCGAACTACAAAATGCAATTGCTTCGCAAAAATTAGAAAACTCCTATATCGGAATTATGGGAAAAACTATCGAGCCTGTAATTTCTCCTTTGGGTTACGATTGGAAAATTGGTGTAGCGATTATTAGTTCATTTGCTGCTAGAGAAGTGTTTGTTGGAACATTGGCTACAATATATAGTGTAGGAGATAGCGATAATGACACTACCATTAAAAACAAAATGCAAGCTGAAATTTCCCCAGAAACAGGCCAAAAAATATTCAATTTTGCCTCGGGTATATCCTTATTATTGTTTTATGCTTTTGCCATGCAATGCGCCAGCACCATTGCCATTACTAAAAAAGAAACCAACTCTTGGAAATGGCCTTTGGGACAATTAATTTTCATGAGCGGATTGGCCTATCTCGTTGCTTTAATTGCCTATCAAATTTTAAAGTAA
- a CDS encoding M13 family metallopeptidase, with amino-acid sequence MKKLFSNAVLFVIPALIVTSSVQAQDNTAKKEPGINVNFMDTKVKPTDDFFRYVNGTWLDNTQIPNDKTRWGSFDELRQKTDTDALIILNEAAKNPIYKSNTDQGKAINLYKSILDTVARNKQGISPLKPYLAKINAVKNTADLQALLIQMAPQGGIGFFGVGVGVDAKNSNRNVINVGPGSVGLPDRDYYVSEDADSKEKRAKYLLHLTKMLQLLGEKPAEAQANADRILALETAMSKPRFDRVERRDRRKSYNPMTVSDLQKLTPSINWDVYLTQIGLPKTDSLIVAQPKYLVALETILKENKVADWKAYMRWTLLNKSASLLSTQLETANWEFYGKTLTGAVKQRPLQERALQVINGATGEALGKLYVEKKFPAEAKAKAEKMIKNVFLAFENRINNLAWMSQETKKSAIAKLNKSRVKIGYPDKWKDYSALTIQSPEEGGSYFENVKNISKWSFNENIAELKKPVNKEKWGMSPQTVNAYYNPSYNEIVFPAAILQPPFYNYQADEAVNYGGIGAVIGHEISHGFDDSGSRYNADGNLVDWWTADDLKQFTALTGALAAQYSQLQPLPGTFVDGKFTLGENIGDLGGVNAAYDGLQLYLKENGNPGLIDGYTPEQRFFISWSTIWRSKMRDEALKSQVKTDPHSPGMYRAYVPLQNVDTFYEAFNIQPTDGMYIAPEKRVKIW; translated from the coding sequence ATGAAAAAATTATTTTCGAATGCTGTTCTTTTCGTGATCCCAGCTTTAATTGTTACATCGAGTGTTCAAGCCCAAGACAACACTGCGAAAAAAGAGCCAGGAATCAATGTAAACTTTATGGATACAAAGGTAAAACCAACAGACGATTTCTTTAGATACGTTAATGGAACCTGGTTAGACAATACTCAAATTCCAAACGATAAAACACGTTGGGGAAGTTTTGATGAATTGCGTCAAAAAACAGATACAGATGCCTTAATCATATTAAATGAGGCGGCAAAAAACCCTATTTATAAGTCGAATACAGATCAAGGTAAAGCAATTAACTTGTACAAATCTATTTTGGATACGGTTGCTAGAAACAAGCAAGGAATTTCTCCGCTTAAACCGTATTTAGCTAAAATCAATGCAGTAAAAAACACGGCCGATTTACAGGCATTGTTAATTCAAATGGCGCCTCAAGGCGGAATAGGTTTTTTTGGAGTTGGAGTTGGAGTTGATGCTAAAAATAGCAATAGAAATGTTATTAATGTAGGTCCTGGAAGTGTTGGTTTGCCTGACAGAGATTATTATGTTTCTGAAGATGCTGATTCTAAAGAGAAACGTGCCAAATACCTACTTCATCTAACTAAAATGCTACAATTACTTGGAGAAAAACCAGCCGAGGCACAAGCAAATGCGGATAGAATTCTAGCTCTAGAAACAGCGATGTCTAAACCTCGCTTCGATAGAGTGGAACGCAGAGACAGAAGAAAATCGTACAATCCAATGACGGTAAGTGATTTGCAAAAATTGACGCCATCAATTAACTGGGATGTTTATTTAACTCAAATTGGTTTACCAAAAACAGATTCATTAATTGTTGCGCAACCAAAATATTTAGTGGCTTTAGAAACTATTTTGAAAGAAAATAAAGTAGCCGATTGGAAAGCCTATATGCGTTGGACACTTTTAAACAAATCAGCCAGTTTGTTGTCTACACAATTGGAAACTGCGAATTGGGAGTTTTATGGCAAAACCTTAACGGGCGCTGTTAAACAAAGACCACTTCAAGAACGTGCACTTCAAGTTATTAATGGGGCTACGGGAGAAGCTTTGGGTAAATTATATGTTGAGAAAAAATTCCCTGCTGAAGCCAAAGCTAAAGCAGAGAAAATGATTAAAAATGTATTCCTAGCTTTTGAAAACAGAATCAATAATTTGGCTTGGATGTCACAAGAGACAAAGAAAAGTGCGATAGCTAAATTGAACAAATCAAGAGTTAAAATTGGATATCCTGACAAATGGAAAGATTATTCGGCTTTAACTATTCAGTCTCCTGAAGAAGGGGGGAGCTATTTTGAGAACGTAAAAAATATTTCGAAATGGTCTTTCAACGAGAATATTGCAGAACTTAAAAAACCTGTTAATAAAGAAAAATGGGGGATGTCTCCACAAACGGTAAATGCGTATTACAACCCTTCGTACAACGAAATTGTATTCCCAGCAGCAATTTTGCAACCGCCATTTTATAATTATCAAGCTGACGAAGCCGTAAATTATGGTGGAATTGGAGCAGTAATTGGTCATGAAATTTCCCATGGATTTGACGATTCAGGTTCAAGATACAATGCTGATGGTAATTTAGTAGATTGGTGGACTGCAGACGATTTAAAACAATTTACGGCTTTGACGGGAGCTTTGGCAGCACAATACAGTCAGTTACAGCCACTGCCAGGGACTTTTGTTGATGGTAAATTTACTTTAGGAGAAAACATTGGAGATTTGGGCGGTGTGAATGCGGCGTATGATGGATTGCAATTGTATTTGAAAGAAAACGGGAATCCAGGTTTAATTGATGGATACACTCCAGAACAACGTTTCTTTATTTCTTGGTCAACTATTTGGCGTTCAAAAATGAGAGACGAGGCTTTGAAAAGTCAAGTAAAAACCGACCCACATTCACCAGGAATGTATCGTGCTTATGTACCATTACAAAATGTAGATACCTTTTATGAAGCGTTCAACATCCAGCCTACTGACGGAATGTATATTGCTCCTGAAAAGCGAGTTAAAATTTGGTAA
- a CDS encoding FeoA family protein produces MQTTLNILKKGDKAIIKEFDIDAVPLKLLEMGCLPGNVVELLQIAPFGDPLYLNINGSHVAIRVETAKEIEVDLIENH; encoded by the coding sequence TTGCAAACCACATTAAACATACTCAAAAAAGGGGATAAAGCAATTATCAAAGAATTTGATATTGATGCTGTTCCCTTGAAATTATTAGAGATGGGTTGTTTGCCAGGCAATGTGGTTGAATTACTTCAAATAGCTCCTTTTGGCGACCCTTTGTATTTAAACATTAATGGCTCGCATGTGGCTATTCGAGTAGAAACTGCCAAAGAAATCGAAGTTGATTTAATTGAAAACCACTAA
- a CDS encoding SCO family protein, with product MKAFLHHYRFFFIGLIVFSIITISLFYSALKPAKTLPIYNPADVNPELVDSTVQYISKYHTIADFSFVNQNGKTITQKEYEGKIYVADFFFTTCGSICPKMTANLEEVQKAISNNPKVMLLSHTVFPETDSVPVLKQYAIKHHVNDSKWNLVTGDKKAIYTMARKSYLAVKLGKPSALYDMVHTENFVLVDQKRRVRGFYDGTNKEDVQRLIEDIAFLSEQ from the coding sequence ATGAAAGCTTTTTTACACCATTATCGTTTCTTTTTTATTGGGTTAATCGTTTTTTCGATAATTACGATTTCCTTGTTTTACTCGGCATTAAAACCTGCTAAAACTTTACCTATATATAACCCTGCAGATGTTAATCCAGAATTAGTAGACAGCACGGTACAATACATTAGTAAATACCATACCATTGCTGACTTTTCTTTTGTCAACCAAAACGGAAAAACCATAACTCAAAAAGAGTATGAGGGTAAAATTTATGTTGCCGATTTCTTTTTCACGACTTGTGGTTCTATTTGTCCAAAAATGACCGCTAATTTAGAAGAAGTTCAAAAAGCAATTAGCAACAATCCTAAAGTCATGTTACTTTCGCACACCGTTTTTCCTGAAACGGATAGTGTACCTGTTTTAAAACAATACGCTATTAAACACCATGTCAACGATAGCAAATGGAATCTAGTGACTGGAGATAAAAAAGCCATTTATACTATGGCACGAAAATCCTATTTAGCAGTGAAATTAGGAAAACCGTCAGCACTGTATGATATGGTACATACCGAAAACTTTGTATTAGTGGACCAAAAAAGACGTGTGCGTGGTTTCTATGACGGAACGAATAAAGAAGACGTTCAACGCCTAATTGAAGACATTGCATTTTTGTCGGAACAATAA
- a CDS encoding AraC family transcriptional regulator yields MITNIEIKEMPKTDWAFVTHIGVEGLDAAYGKLLQWAIPKGLVGNDLKMGRIYHDSFKITDPAKVRMSACILLQEPVQTNGEIGLVSIPKGKCIVGHFEIPPHEFGKSWQSLFIWMKENGYAKADQNPYEIMHNDFNKHPEKKCIVDLCIPIE; encoded by the coding sequence ATGATTACCAATATTGAAATTAAAGAAATGCCAAAAACAGATTGGGCATTTGTCACTCATATTGGAGTGGAAGGATTGGATGCAGCTTATGGAAAATTACTCCAATGGGCAATTCCTAAAGGTCTTGTAGGTAATGATTTAAAAATGGGTCGGATTTATCATGACAGCTTTAAAATAACTGATCCAGCTAAAGTAAGAATGAGTGCTTGTATTTTACTGCAAGAACCTGTTCAAACTAATGGGGAAATAGGTTTGGTATCTATCCCAAAAGGTAAATGTATCGTTGGTCATTTTGAAATACCACCTCATGAGTTTGGTAAGTCTTGGCAATCCCTTTTTATTTGGATGAAAGAAAATGGATATGCAAAAGCAGACCAAAATCCTTATGAAATTATGCATAATGATTTCAATAAACATCCAGAGAAAAAATGTATTGTGGACTTATGTATTCCTATCGAATAA
- a CDS encoding ZIP family metal transporter: MFEDIIHFFESIDPVLAALYATLFTWFLTALGASFVLFFKTMNRVVLDGMLGFTGGVMVAASFWSLLAPAIEMSGGEGFAKVIPASIGFFLGALFIFGLDKVLPHLHINFQETEGVKSPWQRTTLLVLAITLHNIPEGLAVGVLFGGVAAGIPEASIAGALTLAIGIGIQNFPEGVAVSMPLRRMGMSRWKSFMYGQSSAIVEPIAAVMGAVAVTFFTPLLPYALAFAAGAMIFVVVEEVIPETQQDKNTDIATLGFIGGFIVMMMLDVALG; this comes from the coding sequence ATGTTTGAAGATATAATTCATTTTTTTGAAAGTATTGATCCGGTTTTAGCGGCTTTATATGCTACGCTATTTACATGGTTTTTAACTGCTTTAGGCGCTTCATTTGTTCTTTTTTTTAAAACAATGAATAGAGTAGTTTTAGATGGAATGCTTGGTTTTACAGGCGGCGTTATGGTAGCTGCCAGTTTTTGGAGTTTATTAGCGCCTGCTATCGAAATGAGTGGAGGAGAAGGATTTGCTAAAGTTATCCCTGCTTCGATAGGTTTTTTTCTAGGCGCCTTATTTATTTTTGGTTTGGATAAAGTCTTGCCTCATTTACACATTAATTTTCAGGAAACCGAAGGGGTGAAATCACCTTGGCAACGAACCACTTTACTTGTTTTGGCAATTACCTTACACAATATTCCTGAAGGATTAGCAGTTGGTGTTTTATTTGGAGGTGTGGCAGCCGGAATTCCGGAAGCTTCTATTGCGGGCGCTTTGACTTTGGCGATTGGAATTGGAATTCAAAATTTCCCAGAAGGAGTTGCCGTTTCTATGCCTTTACGCCGAATGGGAATGAGCCGATGGAAGAGTTTTATGTATGGACAATCTTCTGCTATTGTTGAACCTATTGCAGCAGTTATGGGAGCCGTAGCGGTTACCTTTTTCACACCCTTATTGCCGTATGCTTTAGCATTTGCAGCTGGCGCTATGATTTTTGTAGTAGTTGAAGAAGTGATTCCTGAAACCCAACAGGATAAAAATACAGATATTGCAACGCTAGGGTTTATAGGTGGATTTATTGTGATGATGATGCTAGATGTAGCTTTAGGTTAA
- a CDS encoding FeoB-associated Cys-rich membrane protein has protein sequence MENNIIQEIIAFTFLAISIGFLFKKYFWKKKKSDKNCGKDDCGCH, from the coding sequence ATGGAAAACAATATCATACAAGAAATAATTGCTTTCACTTTCTTGGCTATATCAATTGGATTTTTGTTTAAAAAATACTTTTGGAAGAAAAAAAAATCAGATAAAAATTGTGGCAAAGACGATTGTGGCTGTCATTAA
- a CDS encoding DMT family transporter, which produces MRTRIKNAFSNQIKTIGLPFLALFWVSIIWGTTWIASKEGVKHMPALQLVAIRQFIGGIIYIGYFLLKKTPWPKGKQWKFILILSVLNFVLSNGLSTWGVKYISSGLGAIIGALVPLWVVIISFFRGERLARLAIVGLIVGFSGICVVFYDHLNDFFIADFRFGIFLSIVATLTWAFGTLYTKKKAASFNPYFGLGLQMFISSILLFAFTGATGTSVSLSEIPAISWWSIAYLVLFGSVFTFIAFIYALQRLPSEISSIYAYVNPIVAVLLGTVIFNEPLTIPIIIGGSITLIGLYLVNKSMRKS; this is translated from the coding sequence GTGAGAACCCGAATAAAAAACGCTTTTTCAAACCAGATCAAAACAATTGGGTTGCCGTTTTTGGCACTTTTCTGGGTCAGTATCATTTGGGGTACCACTTGGATTGCTTCCAAAGAAGGCGTAAAACATATGCCTGCTTTACAGTTGGTAGCTATTCGCCAATTCATTGGAGGCATTATTTATATTGGCTATTTCTTATTGAAAAAAACCCCTTGGCCTAAAGGCAAACAATGGAAATTCATTCTGATTTTGAGTGTGCTTAATTTTGTTTTAAGTAACGGGCTCAGCACTTGGGGTGTGAAATACATTAGTAGTGGTTTAGGCGCAATTATTGGTGCCTTGGTGCCATTATGGGTAGTCATAATTAGTTTTTTCAGAGGCGAACGATTAGCTCGATTAGCCATTGTAGGATTAATTGTTGGTTTTTCAGGAATTTGTGTGGTCTTTTACGATCATTTGAATGATTTCTTCATTGCTGATTTTCGTTTTGGAATATTCCTCTCTATTGTCGCTACGCTGACTTGGGCTTTTGGAACTTTATACACTAAGAAAAAAGCGGCCAGTTTTAATCCGTATTTTGGATTGGGATTGCAAATGTTTATTTCGAGTATTTTACTTTTTGCCTTTACAGGCGCAACAGGAACCTCAGTAAGTTTGTCTGAAATTCCAGCTATATCATGGTGGTCAATTGCTTATTTGGTTTTGTTTGGCTCCGTATTTACTTTTATTGCATTTATTTATGCCTTACAGCGTTTACCATCAGAAATTAGCAGTATTTATGCTTATGTAAATCCAATCGTTGCGGTTTTGTTGGGAACAGTTATTTTTAACGAACCGCTCACTATTCCTATAATTATTGGCGGCAGCATCACATTAATTGGATTGTACTTGGTTAATAAATCCATGAGAAAAAGTTAA
- a CDS encoding TonB-dependent receptor family protein translates to MKNIIIALVSLISTAAIAQNFPLFSTDTVNKLEPVVIKSKQQSPERMPEIKENVLFSGKKNEVLKLSNINGNFTTNNAREIFSRIPGVTIWENEGSGIQINVGVRGLSPNRSWELNTRQNGYDISSDVFGYPEAYYNPPLEAVETVELVRGGSALQFGPQFGGMLNYVLKRETKKPFSFETQNTVGSYGLMSSYNAIGGKHNKFSYYIYNHSRSGDGWRENSEYTVRNTHAFVAYDFSEKTKLSAEYTNMDYKMQQAGGLTDSQFNANSQQSLRERNWFGTPWNVLAINFDTKLNNRFSSNTKLFGLVGERNSVGFTATPNVEDVINPATNDFANRRVDRDYYKNFGIENRNVLKYKLGNNDNNLAFGARLYKANTRRVQDGKGTTGADFDLSIDGRYGRDLDFTTENVAVFAENQFKVSEKFSVTPGVRYEYIRNTGEGRFGISNGNDVAMPVKSIARNQPLFGLGMEYKFRTTNIYANITQAFRPVLFSDFTPPAVTDVIDPNLKDASGFNADLGFRGTHKNYLNFDFSLFYLSYNNRIGGIRQFINDDPTKGTFLFRTNLGETINKGIEGFFNLNVTRFFQIEKPYGNLDLFASISFIDSRYTDFSIFSTTGSAPNVTIRETNFSGNRVENAPRYIHNFGLSWGNNNFSTTLQYRMSGKIFTDANNTVAPSSNGVTGILEQYQVMDFSSEYKFLKHYNVRAGVNNLLDKNYATRRAGGYPGPGILPGEGRTFYISLGIKL, encoded by the coding sequence ATGAAGAATATAATTATCGCCTTAGTATCCTTAATTAGTACAGCTGCTATTGCCCAAAATTTCCCGCTTTTTAGCACTGATACTGTGAACAAACTAGAGCCTGTTGTAATTAAATCCAAACAACAAAGCCCAGAAAGAATGCCAGAGATAAAAGAAAATGTTTTATTCTCAGGTAAAAAAAATGAAGTTTTGAAACTTTCTAACATCAATGGAAATTTCACAACGAATAATGCCAGAGAAATTTTTTCAAGAATCCCTGGAGTTACCATTTGGGAAAATGAGGGATCTGGAATCCAAATTAATGTTGGGGTTCGCGGACTAAGTCCAAACAGAAGTTGGGAGTTAAATACCCGTCAAAACGGCTACGACATTTCATCAGATGTTTTTGGATATCCTGAGGCATATTATAATCCGCCATTAGAGGCTGTGGAAACGGTAGAATTAGTTCGTGGTGGGTCTGCATTGCAATTTGGACCTCAATTTGGAGGGATGTTAAACTACGTTTTAAAAAGAGAGACTAAAAAACCATTTTCTTTTGAAACACAAAATACAGTTGGAAGTTACGGCTTAATGAGTAGCTACAATGCCATTGGCGGAAAACACAATAAATTCTCTTATTATATCTATAATCATTCCCGTAGTGGCGATGGATGGAGAGAAAACAGCGAGTACACTGTTAGAAATACCCATGCATTCGTAGCTTATGATTTTTCTGAAAAAACGAAGTTATCTGCTGAATACACTAATATGGATTACAAAATGCAACAAGCTGGAGGTCTAACCGATAGTCAGTTTAATGCTAACTCTCAACAATCTTTAAGAGAAAGAAACTGGTTCGGTACGCCTTGGAATGTACTTGCCATTAATTTTGACACTAAACTAAACAATCGTTTTTCATCTAATACCAAATTGTTTGGGCTTGTAGGAGAACGTAATAGTGTTGGGTTTACTGCAACTCCCAATGTTGAAGATGTAATTAACCCTGCTACAAATGATTTTGCAAATAGACGTGTTGACCGTGACTATTATAAAAATTTTGGAATTGAAAATCGTAATGTATTAAAATACAAACTAGGTAATAATGATAATAATCTTGCTTTTGGCGCGCGTCTTTATAAAGCCAATACACGTCGTGTTCAAGATGGTAAAGGAACAACTGGAGCTGATTTTGATTTGTCAATTGACGGAAGGTACGGTAGAGATTTAGATTTTACTACAGAAAATGTGGCTGTTTTTGCAGAAAATCAGTTCAAGGTTTCTGAAAAATTCAGTGTTACTCCAGGTGTTCGTTATGAATATATTAGAAATACAGGAGAAGGAAGATTTGGCATTAGTAATGGAAATGATGTAGCTATGCCTGTTAAATCGATAGCAAGAAACCAACCTTTGTTTGGGCTCGGAATGGAATATAAATTTAGAACTACCAATATTTACGCCAATATTACCCAAGCTTTTAGACCTGTATTGTTTTCAGATTTTACACCGCCGGCAGTGACAGATGTCATCGACCCTAATTTAAAAGATGCGAGTGGGTTTAATGCTGATTTAGGATTTAGAGGAACTCATAAAAACTATTTGAATTTTGATTTTAGTTTATTTTACTTAAGCTACAATAATAGAATTGGTGGAATAAGACAATTTATTAATGATGATCCTACTAAAGGAACCTTCTTATTCAGAACCAATTTAGGAGAAACCATTAATAAAGGAATTGAAGGGTTCTTTAATTTGAATGTGACGCGCTTCTTCCAAATAGAAAAACCATACGGTAACTTGGATCTTTTTGCTTCCATTAGTTTTATTGATAGCCGTTACACTGATTTTAGTATTTTCAGCACTACTGGTTCGGCTCCAAATGTAACAATTAGAGAAACCAATTTTTCAGGAAATAGAGTTGAAAATGCGCCGAGATACATTCATAATTTTGGACTTTCTTGGGGAAATAATAACTTTTCTACCACATTACAATACAGAATGTCTGGTAAAATTTTTACAGATGCTAACAATACGGTGGCGCCTTCATCAAACGGGGTAACAGGTATATTAGAGCAGTATCAAGTAATGGATTTCTCTTCTGAATATAAGTTCTTAAAACATTACAATGTTAGAGCAGGAGTAAACAATCTTTTGGATAAAAACTATGCTACAAGAAGAGCAGGAGGATATCCAGGGCCTGGTATTCTTCCGGGAGAAGGACGAACTTTCTACATCTCTTTAGGAATAAAACTGTAA
- a CDS encoding SDR family oxidoreductase — MTQISILGCGWLGLPLAKALLKKGFLAKGSTTSIEKISVLESAGIAPFIIRLEEEKISDSITDFLADSQILIVDIPPKLRGNSNENFVAKIATLIPFIENSTIEKVLFVSSTSVYGEDNELVTDETPLNPDSEGGRQLAIVESLLQKNSCFETTILRFGGLIGEDRNPVRFLSGRENIENPDSPINLIHQDDCIGIIKKIIELDSWNKTFNAVAPFHPTRKEYYTQKAADLNLALPKFVPSNTMAGKTILSDTLKNSLQYSFIKPTL, encoded by the coding sequence ATGACACAAATCAGCATTTTAGGTTGTGGCTGGCTGGGACTTCCTTTGGCGAAAGCCTTATTAAAAAAAGGATTTTTGGCAAAGGGTTCTACTACTTCAATAGAGAAAATATCCGTTTTAGAATCAGCAGGAATTGCGCCATTTATAATTCGGTTAGAGGAAGAAAAAATCAGTGACTCCATAACTGATTTTTTGGCTGATAGCCAAATCTTAATTGTAGACATCCCACCAAAATTAAGAGGCAATTCTAACGAGAATTTTGTTGCCAAAATAGCGACTTTAATTCCTTTTATTGAAAACTCAACCATTGAAAAAGTGCTTTTTGTGAGTTCGACTTCGGTCTATGGTGAGGATAATGAATTGGTGACTGATGAAACTCCTTTGAATCCTGATTCAGAAGGCGGACGTCAATTGGCTATTGTAGAAAGTCTTTTGCAAAAAAACAGTTGTTTTGAAACGACCATTTTACGTTTTGGAGGATTAATTGGTGAAGATCGAAATCCGGTTCGGTTTTTATCCGGGAGAGAAAATATTGAAAACCCAGACTCACCTATTAACTTAATCCATCAAGACGATTGTATTGGCATTATTAAAAAAATAATCGAATTGGATTCTTGGAACAAAACCTTCAATGCAGTCGCGCCATTTCATCCGACTAGAAAAGAATATTATACTCAAAAAGCTGCCGATTTGAATTTGGCTTTGCCTAAATTTGTCCCTTCAAACACAATGGCAGGAAAAACTATATTGAGTGATACATTGAAAAACTCTTTGCAGTATTCCTTTATTAAACCAACATTATAA